AGGATACGGTACAATATTTCTAATTTGTCTTAAAAGATCAGGCTATAAATGGAGGAGAAGTCTAGTTACATCATATAAGGAtgatatttttttgaagttattggTTCTAAGGAAGTGAGAAAAATAGATGGAAAATATATTGTGTGCATCTCAGTAGCGTACCTACTATAAAGTATTTTTCTCTCAAGCTTCTTCTACGCTACCGGGATAATTGAGTTTTCCTGAGGGTCGTTTGCAAAGTGAAATCTTAGAGGTGGGTTTTCATTTGTGCGTATCCACGTTCGGCAGCGTCAGCTATCATAATAGTCAAAATAACATATATCCAATACATTAAATCGTACctatttgtattttaatcacgattaacattcaaccggcttttgtgcaaccggcactttgaCTTTGTACTGGCATTGGCAGTACATATACTAAAATTAGAACGAGACTCAATTTATGAATCATATCGATATATCGTACAAACTAGTACTGTGCCAACGGTTCTTAGggataaaaacttgaaattggtcaccttaaattttttggagagcaatactttcccTACCTATGGCAGTAGGtagagcaaggaaagtgaaaatacatAGATAGTTCATTTCCTATATGGACAAATTACTATTTTTGTGCATCACTAGTTTTCGAAATATACCAGTTAGGGAATAGGTACAGTTTaaacttattataattatttgatcttTGCCCCTACAAACATTCTAGTACTTAATCTGAAGATGCAGTTAACTATAAAAGCTTaagtttttttctcaaattaagGCTAGTAAAACTATGTTCTGAAAATTCCCAATTTCCTTGTGAACAGGTGGagaaaattcctaaggaattTCCGAAGAAAGTTATCAAAACTGATAAACCAGTTGAGGTATCAACAGTGGGCAAACAAACTCCCAACTTCGACCTTGAGCATGAACAGCCGGTGAAGTTGAAGCACTGTTGGTCTGGAATCACATTCATCGAAGAAAAGTATGCAAGGGAAAGAGAGAATGCATATAATGCGAATCTCAAAATTGTTCTGGCCAATAGGAGACGCTGGACTAGAATGCAACGATCTATTGGTTAGTGCTAAACAAAATATTACCATTTGAATAACtatatagtaattattatttttattccttaGCGAATACATATTTTTTTACACAAATCATCACTTGAATATAATAGATATTTATAcaatttctatatctatttcaCTATAAGACTATAGTTCTTGTAAAAGTTTTGAGCTCCTACAAAATATACTACTATTCTATGTAATTGTAGTGTTCTGTATAAATAATGTtgcttttctcatttcttattCAGAAAGACAAATTCGAAGCAGACAGATGAAAATTTGTGGACCCGAATGGTATCAAGATTTGTCATATAAGCAGGTGAGGATGAATTAAAGCAAAGGGGGGAAAAGTGGGAGGCTACTATCGATCAATTTACGTAGTTCTTTTAAGAAAAATCTAAATACAGTAAAAAGTGCATACGGTTAGCATAAAAATTCACACTGTATTATTTGTTATGATATGCTGTATAAAAATTAATCACTATAATAACTGTTCAAACTATAAGTTAATTTATACTCTTTACTCTTAACCGGTATGCACTCTGACAAATTTCCCCTTTCTTATTTCACTAATGTAGCTATCACTCCTTGAAGCGTTCCCTGATGTACTTAAAAGGGACACCGAAGAAAAATCAGTTTCTAATACAAGGAAATTTCTAAAAGACTTGGGTATTATGCCATTGCCGGATAACGAATTCCTTCAAGAACTACTGGAAAAATGCAAACGGGACCCTCTGTACTATTTTGATCAGATAAGAAAAGATATACGTTACCGAGAGAATCAACGACTTCAAGCCTTACGAGGGGAAAAAGAGCCTATTAGtaagtatttattcatttcatttcattccgcTTTTCAAGGAAGAAGAAAACTATAGTTTATAACTTATGATTAcagaagaaaaaaatctggtgtggtacactcacacaactatccttgctcattgatctatgaGCCTCATaaggataatctaggggaataacattttcctttgtttgaattatgaaatttgaggattttttaaaagttgtcaaaacagctgtttaacaaataataaaatatcgacgtgtgttcttttgaataaactgctctacccacctacctcaagcacgagaaggaggttacaaagtaaatttctcaaggatggggtggaccccctgttagtttctcagggaggggactcatgctagttaatagagatgataaataactatacagggtatgaatttgaaaaaaatcggtcaagacatttttgagaaaatcgtgaaaaacatggttttttagtgattattcgccatttttctcaagaatattacggagcttctgcaattttcccaaaaatgagattcatgtcagttgatagggcttatgaattgctatctagggtatgaatttgaagaaaatcgttagagccgttttcgagaaaaccgtgaaaaacatggttttttagtcattatccaccattttttccaccatttgaattgaattttattgaatttcttattgtcggatactcatggtataaggacctcaagtttaaaatttcaagtcaattgtttaattaggaatggagttatcgtgttcacagacacacacacacacacacacacacacacacacacaccacacacacacacacaccacacacacacacacaccacacacacacagaccaacacccaaaaatcatgtttttggactcagggggccttgaaacgtatagaaaacatgaaattagggtaccttaaatttttttggtaagtaatactttccttgcctatggtaatagggcaaggaaagtaatgaaacgtatagaaaacatgaaattagggtaccttgaatttttttggaaagcaatactttccttacctatggtaatagggcaaggaaagtaataacatAATGGATATCCATATTAAATGACTTTGTGTTTGTGTTGGTATTAGATTTGTTTATCAATTAATCGTTCTTGGTAGAGGAATGTAGGCTATATTATCGATTTGACTTTTAACTATAGGCCTATGTAACTAGTTAtccattcaaaaaataattcaaatagcaAGCTTAGAATGAAAGATAGCACATTTTCAGTAAGTACagcaattcatttttgaatcattctcagtaaaaatataaaaaattgcaGGTGATGTTGAAATAGCCAAGAGGAAATATTCGGTGAGCGAGAGAATATTGCTATCGGCAATGTTCACCATCCACTTACCGCTCTTATTATTCAAGCTTCACCTTATCCTCCCACAAGTCACCACAAAATGTGAGTCTGAGTCTATATAATCTGTTCAAATATAATTGGAATACATTTTATATATTGATAGgtattttatattatgattttGAGAATACAAACACTGCTCCATAGGCTTTGCGACTTGTGAGGAAAACATGATAATTTATGGTTGAAGatggcattatttttattgaaaataatttctatgGTGATCAATATCTATTTTGCTAAGGTCAGACTCCACCAAGCAACGCCAGTTTTGTGGAGTCGAAAAACTTACGGAGTAGCCCTCGTATTTGCAGTGAATTTcgatttgaatttgtattctttAAGATATGGTACCTCCATATTCTACTTAATGATGAGTAAATAATCTTACAGATCCTCACAATATACTCAAAAATTTCGTTTTCAATAAactcaaaatttataattcttaATGGATGTTTTCAGCAAAAACTGAGGTCAACATTTTGTCACCTTTACCAAGTGAAATGGTGTCATCTCTACCCGAGCCTAAAAAGAAATGGTTCAAATCTCGAAAACCAGTAAGTTGAACTATATGTTATACCGGTATCAGAGATCATGAGAAAGACTGATTTGACTTGAATTGAGTTGATCCTCGAAGAAAGACGAATACTATACAGTAATACCATATACTTAGCAATgctattgaaataattgaaaactttgaagatttttttcagttttcaaatgtaatcacattatttctgtttatatgatTTTATATTCATAGCTTGAGGATGCactgtagaaaaaaatatttgtattatttctgtttatatgatTTTATATTCATAGCTTGAGGATGcactgtagaaaaaaaattgtattatttgtatAATGGCATAAGTgctaaatttttatttctaatccaTTTCATGAATCTATTATTTCCTTAGGATGCCATTAGCTTTGACGCTATTGATGAGTCATTTGGAATAGCAGAACCGAAAACTGTAAAAGATGATCAACTATCCAACGATCAGGAATCTTTATGTAAGATGTCATGCAACAACTCACATTCCATATTTTCAATTGCTTATCATATTTATTGctttaaatatttcaagattAACACTGACAAGCTACAATGCAAAGCCCTAAATCCTCTATTCTTGTGTTTTTCAAACGTAAGATTTTCAACATTCAGTTACATGTAGGCTATAAATGACAAATGGAATGCTTTTTGATTGGTTTAATCTTATTATGATCAACTTGCAAGTCTTCTTCAATCACAGACCAGTACAATTCTTTGTTAATGCAGGTGACTCTACAGATGACTTCAAATGCAAACAGAAAACTCCTTCATCGTTATCTGATCTGGAAATGACTGCCAAGTTAGTTGATGTCTCAGTTCAGACAGACATACATGATACTGAGACTACCACCCATCCTACCCAAAGCGACCTGGTAATAATGCTGAATCTACTGAACcttcaaattacaaaatatcAGGTTTATTATCTATCTTAAATAGccattgaatatattataaaagtACGGGTTcagtgatgaaaaagaaaccactTGGTCTTCCTCATTCAGTCCGTACTCTGGTAGACCGAGTCAGAACGGCAGTTGTTGCTATAGTTGCTATAGTACTAGACGATCGACTATTATGACAAATCTCAGGACTAGACGAAACTGACTCGATCTAAATTTTCCAGAGTACGAACTGAACagggaagaccaggtggtttctttttcatcacagagCCAGTACTCTTCTAAACGttgcaacccatcggagtagACCTACAGTATTTAGATCAGGTACTGCAACTCGACGTCCAACTCTAAAAAATTGCCAGAAAAGACTTCATGAATTTCGCTTTATTACGAAATTTAATAATACTAATTGGCTAACTGTTCTTAAACAGCAGgtgatatcctattataatcaATGTCCTATCACATTTTATGATAATATCCCTGAACTTGTGAGTTCTCAGAGTCGTTCAGACATTATAGTTAGCAAAATCCTATTGTCGCTGCAATAATACTACTCACTAAATTTTCTCACGAAAGTTCAACTACAAAATTTTATCCTAATAGCAGAGTTTTTTCTccttgaaaatctaaaatctaaaaatccaaaaatcaaccaataaaataatttctcaactcctatatatttatgtataaacttatAATACTTATTTGAATAGGTAAGACGATACAAATACTGTAGTGAAAAAACACTTAtaaacttaaaaacttacatttttaACCGAAATTTTCGATGACTGAGTCACCTTCTTCAACGGCtgtcaaaaaaattatttatgtataaactgaTATACTGAAGGATTTATTCGGTGATTATTGTGAGACATGGatggataaatatataatgataaCAAATGATGGCTGAACAAAACATTTGTTTCACTTAACATTTTACGTCATATACAGAGTTATAAAAAATGAtggattcattttaaaatattcatcatCACCCAAGTACTATTCCGAAATGAACAATCTCTATACCAATGgaaatagaaaattccaaagttttagACTAAAAAATCAGTAGTTTTCTCTGAAACAGGTCACACAGTCAGCCAAGCAGTCAAGAGGCAGTTGCTCACTTCATCACGGAGCATTGTTTTAAGACTTGGGCAGCCACGTTTTGGATACCAGTGTGGTCTCTGGGCTTAGCATTCCGAATGGCTGCTTCAGTCTAAAAGCAGTGCGCGTTGATGGAGTGAGCACGCTTGGAGTGAACCGGCTTGCTGCTGGTCCTAGGAGACTAGTCTGACGTAATCATTGTAAACACAAGACTTGAAGTTTTCTCTTTTCATTGGTACAAAGATTATTCATTTCGGATTAGACCTTTGGtgattatacatttttgaaaattggtccATCATTTGTAATAACTCTGCATATTACACTATATCTTTCAGTCAGTTTATAGGGAATAAAATCACGAATTATGATCGTAGTATTGTAGCAATCTCTTCAGAGacttttcatttgaataaagaTGAATGCTATATCTTCCAATTTCAGAACGTAAAAGATGGCAAAATACCTGAAAAACTCGATTTGTCCAAtctagaaaagaaaaaaacaagtGTAACAGGATTTGTTTCgataaaagaaaatgaagatatGGATAATATTTCTGCAAGCAAGGGAAGCTCGTCAGTTGAAGGAAGTGATAACATCAAAAATGAAAACGAACAACTAGAGGAAATCTCTCTGAATCCTCACACGGATTACGAGAAAGTCATAGCTATAATGATGGCGTCGATAGTAAGAGTTCCAACTGATACAGAAAGCGAGAAGAGAGACAAAATAAAAGAATGTCTGGAAACTTACAACATCGAAGGGCTTTATGAGATATTCGGTATTGATACTCAACAGAAAATTAATGGCAATAAGGAAGAAACTGGTGGAAAGGGCCGGGCTAATCATATAGAAACGCCAAGCGTGCTGGTaggtatttttttaattcgacaaatattcaagaaaaataattagtATTCGTGTTacaacaaaaattattgaattcattcattatcggtCAAGTACCATTATCCATTACCTCCTAGCACTTCTGGCACCTCCAATAGAACAAACCTAGAACTCCAATGAACATTCTTTTTACAAAAACCTTTCGCTTCTTcatccgccccctggaccccggctatttttcttttttttattcatcacaCTGAACACCTATATAAGGGGTATATGGATTTGTCGAtgattttccaagtcaaaaaatactcaaatcaatctttgcatttcataatgcaaaaagaattcatCATCAGAATAAGGACATAGCCTACTTGtaacaactcctccctcaccttaattctaAACTTCTCACCTGTGAGAGCCTTAAGATGTGCTGGCAATGAATTGTAAAGCCGGATTCCAGCACTCTTCACCACTCTCACATGCATACTAGTTCGATCATGATACTAGCTGtatcatttacaataattattgataacattattattcatttgagtTTGCTTCCCCCGTCAAATAGTCGAATATACAGACTTTCAGACTCTTTCAAGTTGACTGAGATCACTGCAGAAAAACGCTGATGGAAAACGCCTATTTTTGTCGTATCACTGGCAAACTTTTAAAGCTCCAAATTGCCgtataaagaaataatttccCATGTAGCTAGAGAAATTATCAAGATATGAGAATTATTGCATTCCAGTCCagttatttgaaacaaaattatttacaaaacatTCATATTCGTTCTTTCAAGTTCCAATCTAGTGaacttgaaaaatctagaaaaatacattgaaaaactgTCAAAAACGCCTCTAAATTAGCAAAACCATTACCCAAACCAAACCTGTGTTTCATGTCGAGTTTGGACTTCCAGGTTCAGTCGTTCCTGAAAACACGCAGAATCTTGAAAACCGccttagtgaggtccacgttataatgacagtgtttgattagcaatggtattgctatgcttctctatcattcaacaaagcggatatagcgctatctctttcttgctttgctctgttgccagatcggcttttaacaatgtagaattaataattaattaacaaaatatttcatcttcatatatgaaaattcattatgaaaaatataatttccagcttgctaaaatataattgattatttttaacgagaatgaactgttaatattacatcaatagaattgtatcagctaccgtctaaagaaagcattgacaagacagagaatcggcaacgtttaTTCATCGtatatttctccactgtcattaaaacgtgAACACTATAGACTCTAGTTGATCCTAGATCTGTAACAGATCTGAATATTTTCTGCTAATTTATTCTCAAAAAAGCTGGAAAACTCATAAAACGCTGGAATAACGCAGATTATCTTTGGCGTTCcccaatattatttcaaagcGCTCTCAATACAACATTTGTAGCATACACCTTATTAGCTGAATCACTATACCAAATCTCAAACTTTTTGTGAATCACTTATCACTTCTTATAAAACTGAGAAAAAGCAGAAAAACACCGATTAAACTCACGGCCTGGATAGCCAGAGCTTATAATGATGTATGTTCTCAAGTTTTCAGACAAACCATTTTGCGTATCTGTATTGAATAGtcaatttcatgttactgaGAGTTGCCAATAACAAacttttgaattttatattatttttattatcttattcaatttcaagtttcattacaattttaataataaattgatgttcTGTCTTGTTTATCCACACTGGTATTTCAATTTGTGACTATTATGTTTGAAAATATGGAAGGCAACGGGGAGTGAACAGACTCCGCCAGGCTTCGAAAGCAATGTGGAATCGACGGCGAGTGAGACAAAGCTGGCTTCCACTGAAACGGGGCTCGAGAAACTCATTGCTCAACTTAGAGAAGCAATTCTGCAACAGCCGAAGAAGAAGCAGCTCAAGGTATCTAACTTGAAATCGCTGTTTTTCTATCAATgactatatttgaaaaataactcagttttgaaattttgttacaTCCACTGATTTACAGGACTGCAGTTTTGTGTTGAAACCACATCAACACGAAACTATAGTCTTGTCAACAAATTTaataagtgtgtgtgtgagacaTAATTGAAAGTGTTttctttttaataatgaagaagttccacaatatcaattcatattaaacaaattattttattatttgctgATTCatctcaaataaattgaactccaattgaaaaaatgtaccGTACTGGCGTTGGAAGATATAGGCTGAATCTATCTATAGATGGAACAGTCAGGAGAAAAAGGTTGGCTGCTCTTGCCCGCTACAATTTCTACCTTTTGCTCGTAAAAGAAAACCATCTATGAGAGACATCACTAATCTTGGAATTCTTAATTGATTGGTGAACAAACAGGAGACTTCATCGAGATATCATTCTATCATTATTGTTTTTggattgaattgatttattcagGTGAAATACTTGGCAGGTATTTTATTGGGTACAGAATAAAAACTACACATTTGCTACTTTACAAGTATTGTAAGTACGGTATCACTTATAGATTTTGGAACTGAATAGCCTACATTTGGAAAACGATCATAAACAGAAGTCGCAACTATGTCAtgataaatttcattgaaaataaaacgTGAAATTACTAGTttcatcatttttatccgaGCAATTAAtctatcattatcattttttatagCCCTGAATATTCCAACTGATCTGGAAAGAGAAGAATAGACTAATTTTTTACTGAATTCTCTTGAATTAGGAGCATTAATATTATTTCGAAACCTCAGATTGTGAGCATACAAgatgtttcaaataattttaagtaggcctactctatTTCATTCCCCACAACAATCCTTGATCAACCTTTTCCAATCACGTACAATTATAGTAGCCCTAAAGTATGTGTgaaatatttttcctttttcgCTGAGTGTCAATGGAAAATGGATAAaaacattgaatttctcatcAAACTTATTCCATGTTCTACCAGTATGCACTCTCCATCCTTGCGAATGCGGGGGACCCACTGGCTTCTTTCCCAGACATACAAAAATGTCAGCCCATAATACGGTGGTATGAAATAAGAACTGGACTTAAGAAGAAATTGAATGACAGTGATAGAGGTACATGAAATGAACTTactaattttgtaaatttttcagtAGATTTGAAAATCAACTCATTACTACTAAATTTCGCCACTAACCTATCCACTCACAAACATGTTTAAAACTCTTCAATTTTGTTGTTCAGCACGAACTGTTCACTATTGAATCACCTCTTtgttattaaaaagaacgactagtgGTCAAATTCCTTCAAGGAATGAATCCATTAgataaaaacattgaattcCTTATCAAACTTATCCCATGTTCTAACAGTATGTTAGAATAACATTCACAGTACTGTCACAATAAGATTTTTCGTTAAGTCCGCCATCTTCCTATACAACCAGGtggaaaaattcatttattgaagaaatttgaatgctagtc
The genomic region above belongs to Nilaparvata lugens isolate BPH chromosome 5, ASM1435652v1, whole genome shotgun sequence and contains:
- the LOC111060628 gene encoding uncharacterized protein LOC111060628 isoform X2 yields the protein MAENICTVFDRGCFHCAKSQKPGNENRKTRVSKMVYHYPQIGSLLIQETTTQVEKIPKEFPKKVIKTDKPVEVSTVGKQTPNFDLEHEQPVKLKHCWSGITFIEEKYARERENAYNANLKIVLANRRRWTRMQRSIERQIRSRQMKICGPEWYQDLSYKQLSLLEAFPDVLKRDTEEKSVSNTRKFLKDLGIMPLPDNEFLQELLEKCKRDPLYYFDQIRKDIRYRENQRLQALRGEKEPISDVEIAKRKYSVSERILLSAMFTIHLPLLLFKLHLILPQVTTKSKTEVNILSPLPSEMVSSLPEPKKKWFKSRKPDAISFDAIDESFGIAEPKTVKDDQLSNDQESLCDSTDDFKCKQKTPSSLSDLEMTAKLVDVSVQTDIHDTETTTHPTQSDLNVKDGKIPEKLDLSNLEKKKTSVTGFVSIKENEDMDNISASKGSSSVEGSDNIKNENEQLEEISLNPHTDYEKVIAIMMASIVRVPTDTESEKRDKIKECLETYNIEGLYEIFGIDTQQKINGNKEETGGKGRANHIETPSVLKATGSEQTPPGFESNVESTASETKLASTETGLEKLIAQLREAILQQPKKKQLKYALSILANAGDPLASFPDIQKCQPIIRWYEIRTGLKKKLNDSDREKLLGNSRKAWSVLMSNRSCLSTQKIPRCILTSKQLASYTWDRKKWAMNKINTALNNHKRNIRQAMVDDARILYSTMDDFHYDSKLNTNIRKTFFTYLPSAETEIYV
- the LOC111060628 gene encoding uncharacterized protein LOC111060628 isoform X3, which produces MAENICTVFDRGCFHCAKSQKPGNENRKTRVSKMVYHYPQIGSLLIQETTTQVEKIPKEFPKKVIKTDKPVEVSTVGKQTPNFDLEHEQPVKLKHCWSGITFIEEKYARERENAYNANLKIVLANRRRWTRMQRSIERQIRSRQMKICGPEWYQDLSYKQLSLLEAFPDVLKRDTEEKSVSNTRKFLKDLGIMPLPDNEFLQELLEKCKRDPLYYFDQIRKDIRYRENQRLQALRGEKEPISDVEIAKRKYSVSERILLSAMFTIHLPLLLFKLHLILPQVTTKSKTEVNILSPLPSEMVSSLPEPKKKWFKSRKPDAISFDAIDESFGIAEPKTVKDDQLSNDQESLCDSTDDFKCKQKTPSSLSDLEMTAKLVDVSVQTDIHDTETTTHPTQSDLNVKDGKIPEKLDLSNLEKKKTSVTGFVSIKENEDMDNISASKGSSSVEGSDNIKNENEQLEEISLNPHTDYEKVIAIMMASIVRVPTDTESEKRDKIKECLETYNIEGLYEIFGIDTQQKINGNKEETGGKGRANHIETPSVLATGSEQTPPGFESNVESTASETKLASTETGLEKLIAQLREAILQQPKKKQLKYALSILANAGDPLASFPDIQKCQPIIRWYEIRTGLKKKLNDSDREKLLGNSRKAWSVLMSNRSCLSTQKIPRCILTSKQLASYTWDRKKWAMNKINTALNNHKRNIRQAMVDDARILYSTMDDFHYDSKLNTNIRKTFFTYLPSAETEIYV